The genomic region TTCTGTGTTTCATATTCCATTTAAATGACCAACCAGTAGGTACGAACAATAGTTTGTATTTACTATTATCAACCAAGCCTTCTTCCAAACAATAATTGCGAAAATCTTCGAGTAATAATTTTAGTTCATAGTCGTGGGCATTTTCATTATAAATTCCTTCCAAATTCTCAATAATATCAGAGAATAATAAATTATTAAATTTGATATTGACATTTGGATATCGCTCTTTTAACTCTTCATTGACTATGTTTACTTCATTGTCGTTGTACTTTTTTGAACTTAGATGCCAGAGTTGATTTTGGCTATATGGCTTAAAAACTTCACCATACTTGACTAACTTGTGAATTAATTCTGTTTGAGACAATTTAGTTTCAATAACTATTTTTGAGGCTTTCATTTCGATGTAGCCGTCCACAATTCCTTTCTTGGTTCCAATTTGTTGCCTAAATATTGCTTGAACATGATAATTTTGTCCATCATCATTTATCTTTTCAATGATATCCTTATAATACTCCACTTTGAGGTCATTAAGCCTTGACAGCATCAGTAGAACATTATTTGTTACAGCATTTTCTTTCTGTGAGTACTTTTGAAACTGACTTAATCTCATTTTTATTCAAATGTTAATTGATACGGTTATTTTAATAATTTATTCAATTGTTCATGTTGTAATTGTGATATCGGGAAATCCACAAAATCAGGATTTATAAACTCCATTGTAGCTAATTCTTCAAGTTGAAGCAGTTCTGGGAGTAATGATTTCATTATAGTCGTTCATAATCAGTAGGTAAATATGCTTGGCGTATTGCTTCCAGGTTTATGCATTAAGTGCAATAATATATTAAATATTAAAGATACTTCTCAATCGATTTAGAATAAATATTTTTTATCTGCTCAATGAGATTATCAGGTTGAATTACTTTCACCCTATCACCATAAGAAAGAACCTCCATGATAAAATCGAAAGTCAGGTAAATATTTAATCTTATCCGAACTTCATTCTCATCATCTATTAAAACTTCCTGTGTCTCATGCAGAGGTAAAGATTTGATATACTTCCCCTGAAATGCATCAATAGATAAGATAACTTCTTCAACCTGTTCATCTTCAGGAGCTATTACACCAAAACAGTTTTTGAAGAAGTTATTTACATCAACAATAGTTTTATGCTGGAATTTTCTGTTTGAGATAATTAGATTACTCATCCTGTCAAGAGCAAAAATTCTCAATTCCTCACGATTTAAATCCATTGCCAACAGATACCATCGATTCTTAAACTCTTTTAAAGCATGTGGTTCAACATTACGAATTTCAGGTAAATCTTCCCAATATTTTTGATATGAAAACTGTATTTTAACCTTGTTTTGTATTGCATGTAAAAGACCGTTTAAGTGTTCTGAACCGATTGGTCTTCGTTTCTCGAAATGAATAACATTGGTGATATTCTCTGAAATTTTTAATGCATTAAACAGGTCCAGAGCTTCTACCATTCTAAGGCTTTTATCGTTTTGCTCATCCTGAATAATTTCATAAACAGCCTTTTTAAAATTGTACCGAATATCAATATCATAGATGCTTCTAATAGCATCCAAGTCCCTAATGAATGTTCTTTTGTCACGAACCAGGTCATATCCTCGGAATTGTGATTCCCGCTCTAAAAAATCATTGATTTCGTTTAGCGAGGCAGGGTGCTTTTTAAGTTTGCTGATAATGAGGTGATACCTCATAATTGTTTCCGTTACAGACATCTACGATATAATGTTATAAAGAAGAATTGCTATTCATCAATTCTGTTATCTTTTCTGTGATTTTGAATCTATTGATTTTCAGGCACTCTTTTTGTTCCCAATAACCACGAAAATAACTCGGATGAAACATTGGTATATGCATAAATTTTCTGCCATTCATATCCCGAATAAAAATATTCATCTTAACAGTTTTTGAATTGTGCTCATATTCAATTGATAATGTGTCTATAACTTTGTGTTCGCCATCAGCTTTACCAATTGCATCCCATGCTTTGTTTCCCTGACTTACAATAACGTCTGGTTTATAAAGAGGCAGTTCCTCAAGCACATATTCTCGGCAATTTTCAAACAGTATATTATCTGCTTGCTTTCTACCTTTTTTCCCCTGATTGCACTTTGCTGAATTAGCATGAACGATAAATGGTTTTACTTCATTTTCGCTCTTAATCAAGTCATGTAAAAATGGCTCTAATATGAGACATGAAAGATTAAATGTTTGAAACCAATGCTTTCCCTTTTCTTTACCTTTCGTTGAATTAAAATCGTTTTTGTTTTCAACTTCTTTTCGAATTTCGTCAATTGTAAACATAGCTTCTTCATTGCCCCCTGAGTCCAGAGATAAAAAGACCAAATTCGGAACTTTATTGCTGTTACTATATTCTCGACCTATATACGACATCTTGGGCTTTTTACTAAATTTCTCGGAATTTCCCCTATTGCAATCACCTAACTTGGGGCATATAGGGTAAATATTATCCATGTAGAATTGTTCTATACTTTTCACAATCTCATTGTTGTTCATCTGATTAGTCTATATGTTTTTTATTTCAGTTAAAGATATAAAACTATACTAAGACTGAGACATTATATGTCGTAGTCAAAAATTAAAAACCAATTTTTTTCTTTTTTATCCCTCCGAATTCCTTCTCTGTTTGGTTGTAGATTTCGGTTAGAGGTACAGGCTTCTCAAATTGTGTTTTAAATCCAAGTTTCTCCGATAGAGCATTGGCTTTTGCTGGTTCCAATTCCCTAAATTCATATTTAGCTATTAACCGACCTTTCCGTAATAAGGCGTTATCTACCTTCGATATGTCGGTATTAAAAGAACAGATTATCTGGATATTCAAACAGTCGGAAAGAAGACCATCAGCCAAATTGAGCAAAGCTGACACAGGTGAATTCTCATTGCTTTCTCGTGCAGAAATGATTTGTTCAGCATCTTCTATTACAAATATTGAATTTGGATTATCGATTAATAATGTAATTAGTTCAGGATTGGTTATAGCACTTGCAAGGTTGGGTGGGAGGAAAATAATGTTCTTATTTACAGTTGTAGCTAAATATCTAATGAACGAAGTTTTGCCTGTTCCTGGCTTCCCGTGCAGTAATACAAGTCCTTTGTCATTCTCTGTTGTTAGCCTTTTCATTATGATTTCGTTCACCTCACTAAAGTCATCATTGTAGTTATCATTCAATTTGAGATTTGGCTTTTGCAGAGATAATGATTTGGTTTCGAAACCATATTTGGTGTGAACAATCAAATGTATATGTGAGGATTCTTTTTCTTTTTTGTATTTCCGAACCTTCCCAACCATAATCTCAATAGTCTTTGGGTCGGAGCTTTTGTAAAGGAATCTAACCTTATTTTGTTGTGTGTCGAACTTAACCATTAGGTTATTCTCTAAAACATAAATAAGGTCATCAATTTCCGTCTCCTTGTTATTGGAATAAAGTATTTTATTAAAGTAAGAGTCCTTTATTTCCTCTGAATATGCATCAGAGAACCATTTCGAAGCTCTTTTACAATCGATGTTCACTTCTTCAATTACAATTGGCAGTTCATTGAAAATATAAGGGTAAAGAACCAAATCATTTATATAGGATGTACCTCGATATAGTGAAGCAGAATCCGTTAGGCTAAGTACCAACTTCTTTTTTTGTTCCGATAACTCTTGCATTTCTTTTGATTAATCATTACTCTGCAAAGTTGAATTGAGGCTAAGCCAATTTGTGTCGTTGTTCTGAAGGTTCTTCTATAATTTTCATGCCTGGTGATAGAAATATTGTTTCACAAAATTTGTGAAACAATATTCATAGAGGACCACCTGGGCATCATCAGAATACACCCAGGGAGAAAAATAGATTTATCTCTTTCTCATACAAATCTTTTGTGGAATCATTTGTTATCAAGGCTTGCAGAGATATGAACATAACAATTTGTGAAACAACATTCGAATGGGACTTCACCTGGATGTCCTCGGTGACTGCCTCCCTGAAGTCCCCCCTGGCTGCCGTATCCCCCCTTCTTGTATAATATACTGACATGCTATGGGGTAGGTCAATTGCCTCAAAGAATTTTTCCCAGGATTTTTTCTGGAAAATTGAAAATATGTTCCATTTCAAAAATGGAAATTTTACCAATTTTCACCAAAAATTCAGACCCTTTTAACCAGACCTTTGCTTTCAAGATACAGTAGGCATTTATCAACGTGTTGACTTGCAAATTCACGGGCTTCTACTTCGAATCTATTATTCCATGACCCATAAGTTTTAGTGTACAAATCATAATTGTGAAAATCAGGGTCAGTTTGTTTTTGGATGTAATGTGCTATTTCATGAAGTACCGTGTCAACCAAGTCTTTAACACTATTATGATTCTTTGTGTAAATAATAACTCTACTTGTGAACTTACCTAAATATCCTTGGTGTTTATGATAGCTGACTTCGTAAAACGGGAAATTGTCAATTTTAAGGCTATATAGAATATCATTGCTATAGTAAATTGTTTGTTCAACAAGCAATGTATACGAAGCAATTTTAATCCATTTTTGGTTTGTGGTAATCCTGTTTATTAGGTAAGCAGTTATTTGGTCCACGAGGCGGAAAAGGAGCTTCAGGATGAGCATGGTGATGATAATAGCACCAATGAAGAATAATATTTTGAGTTGGTCTTCAATCATTCACAATTTTAGCATCAAATTATGAAAATTGCCAGAAGTTATTTAAGAGAGAATGGTAGAATTTTGTAATATTTGTAAGCAATCTTATTCTATCTTCTTCGCCTATGATTAATCCTCTGTTGAACTTTCTCTTCTGCTGATTGGTAGCCTGGTGTTGTCTCCCGTAACATTTTAAAAAGGTCAACTTTTGCTGTTAAACCTAGTTCATTTTTTTGTGGAAGTTCACCTCTACTCCTTTTTGTTGAAATGGTTGCCTTGCTATAGTTAAATAACTCCATTAACTGTTCATCTGCCAAAAATTCTGGTAAATCAGGTTCGCTAAATACAAGTTTGACCTTTTCCTCTTTTTTCTGTTTGTTTATCAATTTCAGTTTTTGAATCGAATATCTAAGATTATTTATAACGCTACTAAGTTTATAAGATTCACCAT from Candidatus Delongbacteria bacterium harbors:
- a CDS encoding WYL domain-containing protein; its protein translation is MSVTETIMRYHLIISKLKKHPASLNEINDFLERESQFRGYDLVRDKRTFIRDLDAIRSIYDIDIRYNFKKAVYEIIQDEQNDKSLRMVEALDLFNALKISENITNVIHFEKRRPIGSEHLNGLLHAIQNKVKIQFSYQKYWEDLPEIRNVEPHALKEFKNRWYLLAMDLNREELRIFALDRMSNLIISNRKFQHKTIVDVNNFFKNCFGVIAPEDEQVEEVILSIDAFQGKYIKSLPLHETQEVLIDDENEVRIRLNIYLTFDFIMEVLSYGDRVKVIQPDNLIEQIKNIYSKSIEKYL
- a CDS encoding AAA family ATPase, encoding MQELSEQKKKLVLSLTDSASLYRGTSYINDLVLYPYIFNELPIVIEEVNIDCKRASKWFSDAYSEEIKDSYFNKILYSNNKETEIDDLIYVLENNLMVKFDTQQNKVRFLYKSSDPKTIEIMVGKVRKYKKEKESSHIHLIVHTKYGFETKSLSLQKPNLKLNDNYNDDFSEVNEIIMKRLTTENDKGLVLLHGKPGTGKTSFIRYLATTVNKNIIFLPPNLASAITNPELITLLIDNPNSIFVIEDAEQIISARESNENSPVSALLNLADGLLSDCLNIQIICSFNTDISKVDNALLRKGRLIAKYEFRELEPAKANALSEKLGFKTQFEKPVPLTEIYNQTEKEFGGIKKKKIGF
- a CDS encoding ImmA/IrrE family metallo-endopeptidase, which translates into the protein MDQITAYLINRITTNQKWIKIASYTLLVEQTIYYSNDILYSLKIDNFPFYEVSYHKHQGYLGKFTSRVIIYTKNHNSVKDLVDTVLHEIAHYIQKQTDPDFHNYDLYTKTYGSWNNRFEVEAREFASQHVDKCLLYLESKGLVKRV